A single window of Nicotiana sylvestris chromosome 3, ASM39365v2, whole genome shotgun sequence DNA harbors:
- the LOC104223285 gene encoding adenylate kinase 4, producing MSTSVNLEDVPSESLMSELLRRMRCSSKPDKRLILIGPPGSGKGTQSPIIKDEYCLCHLATGDMLRAAVAAKTPLGIKAKEAMDKGELVSDDLVVGIIDEALKKPSCQKGFILDGFPRTVVQAEKLDEMLQNRGTKIDKVLNFAIDDAILEERITGRWIHPASGRSYHTKFAPPKVPGVDDVTGEPLIQRKDDTAAVLKSRLEGFHRQTEPVIDYYAKKGNVVNLPAEKPPQAVTAEVKKALS from the exons ATGTCGACATCCGTGAACTTAGAAGATGTTCCGTCGGAGAGCCTCATGTCGGAGCTCCTCCGCCGCATGCGGTGTTCCTCCAAGCCTGACAAACGTCTTATTCTAATTG GCCCACCTGGATCAGGGAAAGGAACGCAATCTCCTATAATTAAAGATGAGTACTGCTTGTGTCATTTAGCCACTGGGGATATGCTGAGAGCTGCCGTTGCCGCCAAAACGCCTTTGGGCATTAAGGCGAAGGAGGCCATGGATAAG GGAGAACTTGTTTCTGATGACTTGGTTGTTGGTATCATAGACGAAGCATTAAAGAAGCCGTCATGTCAAAAAGGATTCATTCTTGATGGATTCCCTAGGACTGTGGTGCAAGCAGAAAAG CTTGATGAGATGCTTCAAAATCGAGGGACTAAAATTGATAAGGTCCTTAATTTTGCGATTGATGATGCCATCTTGGAGGAGAGAATTACCGGACGTTGGATCCACCCAGCTAGTGGTCGTTCATACCATACAAAGTTTGCACCTCCTAAAGTACCTGGGGTAGATGAT GTCACTGGAGAGCCTTTGATACAACGTAAAGATGATACTGCTGCTGTTCTCAAGTCAAGGCTGGAAGGTTTCCACAGGCAAACTGAGCCG GTCATTGACTACTACGCCAAGAAGGGTAATGTAGTGAATCTTCCTGCCGAGAAACCACCACAGGCGGTCACAGCTGAAGTCAAGAAAGCTCTCTCCTGA